One genomic window of Thalassolituus hydrocarboniclasticus includes the following:
- a CDS encoding MATE family efflux transporter, whose protein sequence is MRQAILSGPVNRTLYSLTQPMVLGIMAVFFFNMVDTWFISLLGTESLAAVGFTMPVTMLVMNLAIGLGIAMSALIARAVGADDNLQAQRAAMAGLLLSLLLGVVIAVAGWLSNDALFRLLGAGDELLPEIRRYMVFWWPGAIVLLLMMMQNSAMRATGNTRLPSQMMMVAAVLNALLDPLLIFGWGPLPGMGIGGAALASALCWILVLLVIMTRQRREGYISRHGMGWHEVRVLWKRMLQLGVPAMVTNMMVPVAGAILLVMVAPLGPEAVAGFGVGMRLEPFAIVVILALTSTLPVFVAQNHAAAQYDRIWQALYSSFRFLALWQGAVCLIFWVTGHWLAQLFSAEPAVQQSIVEYIRWLPLGYAGMGIVLCVNSALNSLQRTQTSMVINFVRLFAFYVPGAFIGAEMGGYPGLLIGAAAGNLLMGALLLWRVRHYQLQMATAEVN, encoded by the coding sequence GTGCGCCAAGCCATTCTCAGCGGCCCGGTCAACCGCACACTCTACAGCCTGACCCAGCCGATGGTGCTGGGCATTATGGCTGTCTTCTTTTTCAACATGGTGGATACCTGGTTTATCAGCTTGCTCGGAACCGAAAGTCTGGCAGCAGTGGGCTTTACTATGCCGGTCACCATGCTGGTGATGAATCTGGCGATTGGTCTGGGCATTGCCATGTCCGCTTTAATTGCGCGCGCGGTGGGTGCTGATGACAACCTGCAGGCACAGCGTGCCGCGATGGCGGGCTTGCTGCTCAGTTTATTGCTGGGCGTGGTGATTGCCGTGGCGGGTTGGCTGAGCAATGACGCGTTGTTCCGCCTGCTGGGCGCCGGAGATGAACTGCTGCCGGAGATCCGCCGCTATATGGTGTTCTGGTGGCCCGGCGCCATCGTACTGCTGCTGATGATGATGCAGAACAGCGCCATGCGGGCGACCGGTAATACCAGGCTGCCGTCACAGATGATGATGGTGGCAGCGGTGCTGAATGCGTTACTCGATCCGCTGCTGATTTTTGGCTGGGGGCCATTGCCGGGTATGGGGATTGGTGGCGCGGCGCTGGCCAGTGCGCTGTGCTGGATTCTGGTGCTGCTGGTGATTATGACCCGCCAGCGCCGTGAAGGTTATATCAGCCGTCATGGCATGGGCTGGCACGAAGTACGGGTGTTGTGGAAACGAATGCTGCAGCTGGGTGTTCCGGCGATGGTGACCAATATGATGGTGCCGGTGGCCGGTGCCATTCTGCTGGTGATGGTGGCGCCGCTGGGGCCGGAAGCCGTGGCTGGTTTTGGTGTCGGCATGCGTCTGGAGCCGTTCGCCATCGTGGTGATTCTGGCGCTGACTTCAACTCTGCCGGTATTTGTCGCGCAGAATCATGCGGCGGCTCAGTACGACCGTATCTGGCAGGCCCTGTACAGCAGCTTCCGTTTTCTGGCCTTGTGGCAGGGAGCAGTGTGTTTGATTTTCTGGGTTACGGGCCATTGGTTGGCGCAGCTGTTCTCCGCTGAGCCTGCCGTACAGCAAAGCATTGTTGAGTACATACGCTGGCTGCCGCTGGGCTATGCCGGCATGGGTATTGTGCTGTGTGTGAATTCTGCGCTGAATTCCCTGCAGCGCACCCAGACCTCGATGGTGATTAACTTTGTCCGCCTGTTTGCCTTTTATGTGCCGGGTGCCTTTATCGGTGCGGAGATGGGCGGCTACCCGGGCCTGCTGATAGGTGCGGCGGCAGGTAATCTGCTGATGGGCGCGCTGTTGCTGTGGCGGGTGCGGCATTACCAGTTACAGATGGCAACGGCCGAAGTGAACTGA
- a CDS encoding methyl-accepting chemotaxis protein — protein MTIRQKLLLTMGGALLLSVALVVGVGIWQNRQQLETYWLGSALPANIRSIAHEIEKDLVGGITASELIASNTLMQDWIERGEPQDEWALNQEFLGNIARRQKADSAHFVSALTRNYYTQQGLSRTVTTENDGWFFGFLDKGLKRALQLDVDKSTGKPTLFINIRIERNGKALGISGLGIGLEEMAERIRKFRFAETGIVYLTDNAGKILIHPDLKLSGIDLAQHVPATAAQALLAAKAGDLTEFERDGEAVIASAMQLDTVDWHLVVEVPRDEIYGVLHKATLLSLTVGIVTALVFLGLIAVLADRMTLPLRRITQALVSIGQGGGDLTQTLKADSKDELGQLARGFNDFMESQRQMIRGILDTAQQVKTYTEQIEEVVTTNHSWASEQSKLTDSVATAIYEMEATVQEVARNATETATKLESVSGDAGRIRGDMERSVTQVNSMSGDIRESAEAIGQLAQQVNDIGQVIQVISAISEQTNLLALNAAIEAARAGEHGRGFAVVADEVRNLARRTQESTSEIEAIIERLQQGSQRAVKAMEAGEGATSETVSAAKRMGEALSNISENVGDVVGLSHQVATATEEQSSVTEDISRNVQNIAELSSRSSDGLTTCQQEVKELAKLAQQLAQQMMQFRL, from the coding sequence ATGACCATCCGCCAGAAATTACTGCTTACTATGGGCGGTGCTTTGTTGCTGAGTGTGGCACTGGTTGTCGGTGTCGGTATCTGGCAAAACCGCCAACAACTTGAGACCTACTGGCTGGGCTCTGCCCTGCCGGCGAACATCCGCTCCATTGCCCATGAAATTGAAAAAGATCTGGTTGGTGGTATCACCGCTTCTGAGCTTATCGCCAGCAACACTCTGATGCAGGACTGGATTGAGCGTGGTGAGCCACAGGATGAGTGGGCGCTGAATCAGGAGTTTCTCGGCAATATTGCCCGCCGGCAAAAGGCCGACAGCGCTCATTTTGTGTCGGCGCTGACCCGCAACTACTACACCCAGCAAGGCCTCAGCCGTACGGTTACCACAGAAAATGACGGCTGGTTTTTCGGTTTCCTCGATAAAGGCCTTAAACGCGCGCTGCAGCTGGATGTGGATAAAAGCACAGGTAAGCCGACTTTATTCATTAATATCCGTATTGAGCGCAATGGCAAAGCGCTTGGCATCAGTGGCTTAGGCATTGGTCTTGAGGAAATGGCGGAACGTATCCGCAAATTCCGCTTCGCTGAAACCGGCATTGTGTATCTGACCGACAATGCCGGAAAAATCCTCATTCATCCCGATCTTAAATTGTCCGGTATCGATCTGGCTCAGCATGTTCCTGCAACTGCAGCACAAGCCCTGCTGGCAGCCAAAGCCGGTGATCTGACCGAGTTTGAACGCGATGGCGAAGCCGTCATTGCTTCCGCCATGCAGCTGGACACTGTCGACTGGCATCTGGTGGTCGAGGTGCCGCGCGATGAGATTTACGGGGTATTACACAAGGCGACGCTGCTGTCGCTGACCGTTGGTATTGTCACTGCTCTGGTATTTCTCGGCCTGATTGCCGTGCTGGCCGACCGCATGACATTGCCTTTGCGCCGTATCACTCAGGCACTGGTCAGTATTGGTCAGGGGGGAGGCGACCTGACCCAGACCCTGAAGGCGGACAGTAAAGATGAACTGGGTCAGCTGGCGCGTGGCTTTAACGACTTTATGGAATCGCAGCGGCAGATGATCCGCGGCATTCTCGATACCGCTCAGCAGGTAAAAACCTATACCGAGCAGATTGAAGAAGTGGTCACCACCAATCACAGCTGGGCGTCTGAGCAGAGCAAACTGACCGATTCGGTTGCGACCGCAATTTACGAAATGGAAGCGACGGTACAGGAAGTGGCGCGCAACGCCACGGAAACCGCTACCAAGCTGGAAAGCGTTAGTGGCGATGCCGGTCGTATCCGTGGCGATATGGAGCGCTCGGTTACTCAGGTAAACAGCATGTCCGGGGATATCCGCGAGTCAGCAGAAGCCATTGGCCAGCTGGCGCAGCAGGTGAACGATATTGGTCAGGTGATTCAGGTCATCAGCGCGATTTCTGAGCAGACCAACCTGCTGGCACTGAATGCCGCCATCGAAGCGGCCCGTGCCGGCGAACATGGCCGTGGTTTTGCGGTAGTGGCCGATGAAGTGCGTAATCTGGCGCGCCGTACCCAGGAATCAACCAGTGAGATTGAAGCCATTATCGAACGTCTGCAGCAGGGCTCGCAGCGTGCGGTTAAGGCAATGGAGGCTGGTGAAGGGGCGACCTCTGAAACGGTATCGGCAGCCAAGCGTATGGGCGAAGCGCTGAGCAATATCAGCGAAAACGTCGGTGATGTGGTGGGTCTGAGTCATCAGGTTGCCACGGCAACGGAAGAGCAGAGTTCGGTAACGGAAGATATCAGCCGTAACGTGCAGAATATTGCGGAGTTGAGCAGCCGTTCCAGTGACGGCCTGACCACTTGCCAGCAGGAAGTGAAAGAGCTGGCCAAGCTGGCGCAACAACTGGCGCAGCAAATGATGCAGTTCCGGCTGTAG
- a CDS encoding patatin-like phospholipase family protein, whose translation MKPALKIFAGREALAHIRANGLQSSDIDMILGASGGPKWLTLAAMDRYLLSEWVRDRRQPLHVMGTSAGAWRMACYAQKDPLAAHARLQEAYISQQYASAKPTAQEVAAVCRHILDVILGETGTQEIINNPLVRYHTMVARCRGLAAADHKITQSLGLAGAMAANLIARSAMRPWIERVVFHHPQRAPIDHYPHLPARHVTLTEDNLRPAILASGAIPLVIAGVRNIPGAPPGTYRDGGITDYQFDLPVLPEKGFVLYPHYFAKAPKGGWFDKKLRWRTASRENYRRTIIIAPSWEFAATLPGGRIPDLEDFYDYPDYSARRRRWDIALAACERLGDELADIDQQQRWAEVAEPLPW comes from the coding sequence ATGAAGCCTGCCTTAAAAATTTTTGCCGGACGTGAAGCATTGGCGCATATCCGCGCCAATGGTCTGCAATCATCAGATATAGACATGATACTGGGCGCTTCCGGCGGTCCTAAATGGCTGACGCTGGCGGCAATGGATCGTTATCTGCTGAGCGAGTGGGTACGCGACCGCCGGCAGCCACTGCATGTAATGGGCACTTCCGCCGGTGCCTGGCGCATGGCCTGTTACGCTCAGAAAGACCCGCTGGCGGCTCATGCCCGCCTGCAGGAAGCCTATATCAGTCAGCAGTACGCCTCGGCCAAACCGACAGCGCAGGAAGTGGCAGCGGTTTGTCGCCATATTCTGGATGTGATTCTTGGCGAAACCGGTACACAGGAAATTATCAATAACCCGCTGGTGCGTTACCACACGATGGTGGCGCGCTGCCGTGGTCTGGCTGCTGCCGATCATAAAATAACGCAGAGTTTAGGTCTGGCCGGCGCCATGGCGGCCAATCTGATCGCCCGCAGCGCCATGCGCCCGTGGATTGAGCGGGTGGTGTTTCATCATCCGCAGCGGGCGCCGATTGATCATTACCCGCATCTGCCTGCCCGTCATGTAACCCTGACTGAAGATAATCTGCGTCCGGCGATTCTGGCCAGTGGCGCGATTCCGCTGGTGATTGCCGGGGTGCGTAATATTCCCGGTGCTCCGCCCGGAACCTACCGCGATGGTGGTATTACCGATTACCAGTTTGATCTGCCGGTGCTGCCGGAAAAAGGCTTTGTGCTGTATCCGCACTATTTTGCCAAAGCCCCGAAAGGCGGCTGGTTTGATAAGAAACTGCGCTGGCGTACGGCCTCGCGGGAGAACTATCGCCGCACCATCATCATCGCTCCGTCATGGGAGTTTGCAGCGACATTGCCGGGTGGACGTATTCCCGATCTTGAAGATTTTTACGATTACCCGGATTACAGCGCGCGTCGCCGGCGCTGGGATATTGCGCTGGCCGCCTGTGAACGGCTGGGGGATGAGCTGGCGGATATTGATCAGCAGCAGCGCTGGGCGGAAGTGGCAGAGCCGCTGCCCTGGTGA